Genomic window (Synechococcus sp. LA31):
CAGTTTCAATCGCATTGATAAGTATTTTTGAACTGATTTCAGTGCCGATGTTCTCTGGCTGCAAAAGAGTGTTCTTGTTTGACTGATTCTGTGGTTTGTTCAAGCCAATGCAGGTCTTGTGGCTCTCGCGATCAGCTCCTGCATCCATCGGCCTTAGCGTTGGAGCGATCTGTATTGGGTTGATGGTTTGCAGGCCTACAGCGGCCGATTGATCTGTCTCACGACCCGCCATAACAAGCAGCGGGCGTTAGGTCTGCCGTTTCAACGGGGTCTTGGCGCTGAGCTTCAGCTCTGCGAGCAAGACACCGATCGGCTCGGCACCTTCAGCGGAGAGATACCCCGGCTCAGCGATGCCGAGGCCACGTGTCGCACCAAGGCGCTGATGGGCATGCAGCGCACCGGCCTGATACTCGGGCTGGCCAGTGAGGCCAGTTTCGGTCCACACCCGGCGATGCCGCTGCTGGCGGTTGGCCAGGAGTTGCTGATCTTTCTGGATCAGGAGCGTGATCTCTGTGTGTTGGAGCAACGGCTCGACTGGCGCACCAACTACAGCCAGCATGAGCTCGCTGCCGACCAGGAGCCCGATCGCTGGTTAAGCCAGGTGGGTTTCCCTTCCCATGCGGTGATCGCTAGGCCGGCCGCGCCGATTCCCGAGCTGCTCTTCAAGGGTCTGCGCAGCCGTTTGGCCCTGAACGAGGCCATCGAGCAATGCCGTGCTGTTGATCCCGAGGGCCGGGTGTGGCTGGAAACCGACATGCGGGCCCACTGCAATCCCACCCGCATGCGCTCGATCCGTCGCCTGGGGCTGTCCTTGGTTCGCCGGCTGCGAACGCCTTGCCCTGCCTGCGGCAGCCCCGGCTGGGGATTGATCAACACCAAATCCGGCCTGCCTTGCAGCGCGTGCCGCACGCCTACTGAGCTCACCCTTGCCGAACTTTGGGGCTGCCCAAGCTGCGGTGCACGCCGTGAGCAGCCTCGCCGCGATGGCCTGTTGCAGGCCGATCCCGGGCAGTGTCCCTGGTGTAATCCCTAGCTCGATCGGCCAGATCGGTCATCCTGGGCGGAGACGAGACCATCGCTGATGGCCCAACCCACCAGCCTCGCTTCTCTGGAGGCCGGTTTCGAGCAGGAGGCTCGCCTCGATGAGCCGTTTGTGGTCCTCACTGTGGCCGCGAGTTTGATCGCCACCCTGGGGCTTCTTGCCGACAGCGCCGCCGTGGTGATCGGAGCGATGTTGATTGCTCCCTGGATCCTGCCGTTGCGCAGTGCCTCCTTCGCGATCATCGATGGGCGGCTCAACCTGGCCGGCAAGGCTCTGCTCACCCTCGCGGTGGGTGTGACCATCACCATCGCGCTCTCCGCCAGCCTCGGCTGGTTGGCTCGCCTTCCGGTGCTGGGGGATGAAGTGCTGCGCCGCACCACCCCCAACCTGCTGGATCTCGGCATTGCTTTGGTGGCGGGATCGATCGCCACCTACGGCCGGCTACGGCAGGAAGCGGTGTCATCCATCGCTGGCACGGCCATTGCCGTGGCCCTGGTCCCGCCAGTGTGCGTGCTCGGCTTGCTCCTCTCGATCCAGCAGTGGGAGCCGGCGCGCGGTGCTGCTTTGCTGTTTGCCGCCAACCTGCTGGGCATCCTTTCGGGGGGGTTGCTCACGCTGGTGGTGAGCCAGGCAAGCTTGCGCCAGAAGCTCTGGCGCAGCCGGGTTGGTTTGGTGAGCCTCCTGCTCACAGGCCTGCTGCTGATTCCGCTCACCGGCAGTTTTCTCACCCTGGTGGCTCAGGCCCAGCGGCGCGTGGCCCTGCAGGAGGTGGAGCGCGCTATCACCGAGAGCCTGCGTCAACGCACGCTCACCCTTGGCAAGGATTCCGAGCTCACGGGCGTCACGATCGACTGGAACCAGAACCCGCCGCTGATCAAGGCGGCGGTGAGTGTGATCAAACCGAACCTGCCTACCCCCAAACAGGTGGCCGCCGTGCAGGATTTCATCAATAAGCAGATGAAGTTCAACTACCGCCTGGTGGTTAAACGGGTCTCGATCGATGTGATTGGTCCCGAAGCTGCTCCCAACTTGGAGCCCGCCACGGCGGATGAAGAGGGCCCGCCTAAACCGCTCACCCCGCCCCTGCCGCCGCCACCACCTCCAGTGCCTGCCACTGAGGAATCCCCTGCTGCGGACAGCAAGCCGTTGTTGAACGAGAATTGAGGCGTGTGTTGCGTGCCACATGCCTTACGCCTTGAGTGGCTTCCAGATCGTTGCCGGCATCCTGCTCCTGTTCGGCGGCGGTGAGCTGTTCGTTGCCGGTTCGGTTTCGCTGGCCCTGCTGCTGCGGATCCCTCAGATCGTGATCGGTCTCACGGTGGTGTCGCTGGGGACCAGCGCCCCCGAGCTGTTCGTGAGCCTCACCTCCACGATGCAAGGGGGAGCTGGTGGTGACGCGATCGCCGTGACCAACGTGGTGGGTTCCAACATCTTCAATGTGCTGGTGGTGCTTGGCGCCAGTGCGGTGGTGCTGCCCTTGCGGGTGAAGAGCCGTCTGGTGCGTCGAGATGTTCCTCTGCTGCTTGGGGTCTCGATGGCGACCTGGGGCATGGCCTCCGGTGGGCGGCTCACCTGGATTGTTGGGTTGGCTCTGCTCACCGGTATGGCCCTGAATCTCGTCTGGGAGGCACGCACCGCCTCCGAGGAGGTGCAGGACGGCGACCTCAGCGATGAGGCCCTGATCCCTTGGCCGATGGCCGCTGCCAAGTTGGCTGCAGGTCTGGCTTTGCTGGTGCTGGGGTCGCAGGTGCTCGTGAGCGGGGCGATTAGCGCGGCTCAGAGTTTGGGGGTGAGTGAGGCTGTGATCGGTCTCACGATTGTGTCGGCTGGCACGTCGATGCCAGAACTGGTGACCTCCCTCGTGGCGGCCTATCGGGGTAAAGCCGATCTGGCTATTGGCAATGTGGTGGGCAGTAATTTGCTCAATCAGCTGCTGATCCTGGGGACCTGTTCGCTGTTGTCAGGCCCAGAAGGAATCGAGGTGTCGGGTCTGTTGATCACCCGTGATTTTCCAATCATGGTGGCCACCACCCTGGCCTGCCTCCCGATTTTCTGGAGTGGAGGCGTGATTAGTCGAGCCGAAGGCTGGGTTCTGCTTGGGCTTTACGGCCTGTTCCTGGTCGAACAGGTCATGCACACAACGGCCTATTCCGGTCTCGATCAATTCCGTTTTGTCGTGCTGGCCGCCGTGGTGCCGCTGGTATTGGTGTTTGTGGTGTGGAACGCTCTCGAATGGCGCCAGGCCCGGCTCAGATCACACTGAGGCGGGCCACGTTCAGTCCGGCGTCCACCGCGTCGCTGCAGAGGTGATCACAGCTGTCGGCTTTCAGCCGAACGGCTCCCGAACAGATCAGATCCCAGGTGTTGGTCTCGAAGTGGGTCTGCAACCACAGCATGCCCATCACGGAGCGTGGCAGGAGCTGATAGGTATCGCCCTTGGCCGTGAGGCTGAGATCGGTGCTGCTGCGCTCCATGACCCAACAAAAAACCTCCCCCCATTGCAGGGGGAGGTGGGTAGGGCCGTCGTAACAACAGCCACCGAAACTGGATTTGGCTGGAGGATCAGCCTTGGTTCACCTGCTGGGAGGCTTCGGCTTGGCGGTGGTGGTAGGCGTGGCCGCGGTACTGGAGCTCCACGTCGGCATCCACCACGGCTGCTTCGTGGCGCAGGGGAGCGTCGTAGTGCTGGCCGCGATAGGCGTGGTCAACGGGTTGGGGGCTGGGTAGCTCGTGGGTGGCGTTGTCGTAGCTGACGCCGCGGTAGTGAAGTTTGGTCATGGGGTAGGGCCTCGAAGGGTGGGTTGAAGGTCTGCGGGGCAGACGGTTCCGCTTCGTGGGAAGGAGCGTTGCTTCGCCTTGCGGTGGGCTACTTCCGGTGAACCAAGGCCCAGAGGCGGTTCACCCAACGTTTTGTCCTTCTGGAGGCTTTCTAGCGGAATAAGACTGTTCATGGTGAACATAACGCCAAAAGCTTTGCAAAAAGCCGTGCGCTTTGTGCTGTCTTGAACATGGCTGTCGCGAATCTCTCTCGTCGCGGCGGCTCGATGCTGGTGTTGATTTTTGACTTTGTATCAGCAGTAACGTTTTGGTGCCCCGTCTTCGCGAATGATCTCTTCCTAATGGCGGTTACCCGTCATCACCAACCAGCGATTCTTATGACTGTTGCCTCGCCCTCTTCTCGGCGCCGGCCGAGAAGTTTGCAGGAAGCGAGTTTGTTGGAAGCTCCCGAGCTGCTGCTGCGCAAAGTACGTGGCCTCTCCTCCAACCGCACGCTCACCTGGCTGGCCTGCGTGCCCATCGCCTTGATGGGCCTTGGCCTCTTCAACCTCTCCGCCCATGCGGCTGAGCTGCCCGAGCTCAACGCTGCATTCCTGGCGAACAACCTTTGGCTTCTGGTCGCCACCATCCTGGTGATCTTCATGAACGCCGGCTTCGCCATGGTGGAAGCCGGGATGTGTCGCCAAAAGAATGCGGTCAACATCCTCGCGAAGAACCTCTTCGTGTTTGCCCTGGCCGTGACCGCCTACTGGTTCGTCGGCTATTCCCTGATGTATGGGGATCCTGTGGCTGCAGGCGTTCTCTACTTCAACGGTCTGTTCTTCGATCCAACTGTCACCCCTGAGCTCATCGCTGAGGGCGGATTGGTCCCCAGTGTTGACTTCCTCTTCCAGGCAGCTTTCGCCGGCACCGCAGCCACGATCGTTTCTGGCCTTGTGGCTGAGCGTGTGAAGTTCGGCGAGTTCGTGATCTTCGCTCTCGTTCTCACCGCGGTGATCTACCCGATCTCCGGTTCCTGGCAGTGGAATGGCGGTTGGTTGAGCGAGCTGGGATTCATCGACTTCGCCGGTTCGTCCATCGTTCACTCTGTTGGCGCATGGGCCGGTCTGGTGGGCGCCATGTTGCTTGGCCCCCGCATCGGCAAGTTCGTCAACGGCAAGGCCCAGGCCATCCCCGGCCACAACATGTCGATTGCCACCCTGGGTGCTCTGATCCTTTGGATCGGTTGGTATGGCTTCAACCCTGGCTCTGAGCTGGCCATGGACCAGTACGTGCCTTTCCTGGCCGTCACCACCACCCTGGGTGCTGCCGGCGGTGCCATCGCCGCCACCATCGTGTCGACGACAACATCCGGCAAGCCTGACCTCACAATGATCATCAACGGCACCTTGGCCGGTCTGGTGAGCGTTACCGCCGGTTGCGGCAACCTCACCCTGGTGGGCTCCTGGGTTGCCGGTGCAGTAGGCGGCATCATCGTTGTGTTCGCCGTTTCCGCCCTGGATGCTTCCGGCATCGACGATCCTGTGGGCGCGTTCTCCGTGCACGGCGTGTGCGGTGTGTGGGGCACCCTCGTGATCGGTCTATGGGGTGTGGATGGCATGGATCCTGGTGCCGCTGGTATCGGTCTGCTCAACGGTGGTGGCATCTCCCAACTGGGCACTCAGGCCCTCGGTTGTGGTGCTTATGCCATCTGGACTCTGGTCACCTGCTGGATCGCCTGGTCTGTGATCGGCGCCATCTTCGGGGGCATCCGCGTGACCGAATCTGAAGAGGTGGAAGGCCTCGACATCGGTGAGCACGGCATGGAGGCTTATCCAGATTTCGCTTCGGCGAAGTGATCCTGGGCTTCTGTTGATCTCTCTCCAGCCCGCCGTTAGGCGGGCTTTTTGCTGTTCTGTCATCCTGGGGTGCAACATGCTGGCGTGGTTGTGGCCTGCCCCAGTTGCGGAGCGCGCCTGGTGGCTGTTTCATCGCAGCCACCAATCCGTTTGATCTGCGCCCAGTGCGCCAGGCCCTTACCGATCAAGCCAGGCCTGCCGCCTTATCTCTGGCTACAGCTCAATGCGCGGCGCTGGTTTCTGTTGCTGGTGTTGCTAGTGCTGCCCTTGTTCGCCCTCACCCTCTCGCCGCCTCCCAGCAGCAGAGCCCCTAGCGCTGTTCAGCAGCCGAGGCGGCTGGGGCGGATAACCACCCGGCGGGTTCTGCAGAAGCGTAAGGATCAGCAATCGGCTGCAGAGCGGCGGCGGCCGAGGCCGTAGAGCTTCTCGAGCTCGAGATACAGCAGCAGCAACAGGCTGAATCCCACGCAGATGAGTAGCTCCTGCCCACTCAATGGGGTGGTGCCAAAGAAGCGTGCCAGGGGGGGCACGTAGAGCAGCAGAAGCTGTAACGCCGATGTGAGCGCCACGGCCACCAAGAGCCAGGGATTGCTGAAGGCCGGCACCTGCAGCAGCGGTTGTTCACTGCGAGCTGAGAGCGCGTGGCCCATTTGAGCCAGGCAAAGGGTGGTGAACACCATCGTGGGCCAGGGCCAGCCTGATCGCTCCGCTAGCAGCATCAGGCTGATCACGATCAGGGCAAACACAACTCCGATTCGCAGGATGTAGCGCCCTAGCCCTCGGGCGAAGATTGACTCACCTGGTTGGGCAGGACGCCGTTGCATCAGCTGCGCGTCGCCCGGCTCGAGTGCCAAAGCCAAGGCCGGCAAGCCGTCGGTTACCAGATTCATCCAAAGAATCTGCAGAGGGGTGAGCGGCACACCCACGAGTCCCAGTAGCGGCGCTGAGCCGATCGTGAGCAGCTCGCCAACGTTGCTGCCGAGGATGTATTTCACGAAGCGGCGAATGTTGGCGTACACCAGTCGTCCCTCCTCCACCGCATTCACGATCGAAGCAAAGTTGTCATCGAGCAGCACCATGTCGGCCGCTTCCTTGCTCACATCGGTGCCCGTCCTACCCATGGCCACGCCGATGTGGGCCTGTTTCAGGGCTGGGGCATCGTTGATGCCATCGCCGGTCATCGCGACCACCTCCCCGCTGGCCTGCAGGGCTTTCACGATGCGCAGCTTTTGCTCCGGTGCAACCCGCGCATAGATGTTGCAGCGGGCCACAACTTGGCGCAGCTCCTGATCATCCAGCTGTTCCAGCTCTCGGCCCAGCAGCACCTCGCTGCCAGCGCAGGCCAGCCCGATCGAGGCGGCGATGGCCCGAGCGGTGAGCGGGTGATCGCCGGTGATCATGATTGGGCGAATGCCGGCCTTGCGGCAGGTGGCTACCGCTGCGCCGACCTCCGGCCTCGCTGGGTCGAGCTGGGCCATCAACCCCAGTAACACCAGCCCCTGCAGCTCCTGGCTGGGGCTGGGATGGTGGGGCGCACAGGCGAAGGCCAACACCCGTAGGCCTCCTGCCGCCAGCTGCTGCGCCTGATCCATCCACCACTGTCGCTGCGTTGCAGATAAGGGAATGACCCCACGCCCATCGATCCAGCGCTCGCACAGGCTGATCACTGTTTCCGGGGAGCCCTTGCTGATCAGCAGGCGTGTGGAGCCCGCGGCGCTCACACCCAGCGGCTGTTGAAGGGCACCTTGAGGATCATCGATCCATACAGCCATCAACTGGCGGTCGGAGCTGAACGGGATTTCGGCGACGCGGCGGAAATGGCTGCGTAGCTCGAAATCATCGATGCCGGCCTTGAGGGCAGCCACCGACAGGGCCCCTTCCGTGGGATCGCCGAGCACCTCCCAGTGACCATCACCCCTCTGTTTGTGCTCGGCATCGCTGCACAGCACGCCTGCCTGCAGCAGGAGTGTTCTTGCGCCGGGCGCGCAGCCGCTCTCAGCGCCAACTGGTGCTGTCAGCCCTCGGCTGGTGAGGCGGCCGAGGGGCTCATAGCCCTGACCCGATACCGCCACCGCTTCGCAACCCACGCGCAGCTCCTGCACCACCTGCCGGTTTTGGGTCAGGGTGCCGGTCTTGTCGGAGCAGATCACCGTCACCGAGCCAAGCGCCTCCACCGCCGGAAGCCGCCGGATCAAGGCGGCACGCCGCACCATCCGCTGGGTGCCGATGGCCAGGGTCACGGTGATGACAGCCGGTAGACCCTCCGGCACGATCGCCACCGCCATCGACAGCGATACCTCCAGCAGGTTGAGCAGAGGCTGGCCCAACAGCCAACCCAGCACCACCACCACGGCTACCAGGCTCAGGGCGCTCATCACCAGCGCTTTGGCAAGCCCATCCAGACGCGCTTGCAAAGGCGTGCGTTCGCCGCCGGCTGTGTTGAGCATTCCAGCGATCTGCCCCAGCTGAGTGCCCATGCCCGTGGCGGTGACCACGGCCACGCCGCGGCCGCGCACCACATCGGTGCCCTGGAAGAGGCAGTTGTGGCGCTCCAGCACCGGGGTATCCACAGCGAGAACGGGATCGGAACGCTTGAACACCGCCTCGGCTTCGCCGGTGAGGGCGGCCTCCTGCGCGGCCAGATCCGCCACCTCCAACAGCCGGGCATCGGCGGGCACCCGATCGCCGGCCTCCAGCCGGATCACATCACCGGGCACCAACGTTTCACTGGAGAGCTGCTGCCAGTCGGCATCACGGCGCACTTGCACCAGTGGGGCGGCCATGTTGCGCAGTGCCAGTAAGGCTTGCTGGGCTTTGCTTTCCTGCGCATAGCCCAGCAGGGCATTGAGCAGCACGATCACCAGAATGGCGATCGCATCCTTAGGGAAGCTGCGCTGATGCAGGGCCACTGCCCCTGAGACGGCTGCCACAGCCAGCAGCATCAGCAGCATCACATTGCTGAACTGATCCCAGAGGATCCGCCAGGTGCTGCGCCCTTCGCCCAACTCGAGCCGGTTGGGGCCATGGGAGGCCAGACGCAGCTTCGCGTCTGTGCTGCTCAGGCCGTCAATTCCGCTGTGCAGGGCCTGGCAACACGCCTCGGATGCCATGGCGTGCCAATGGATCGAGGCAGGATCGGTCAACGCAGCCTGAAGCAGCTGTGTTGAGTCTGTTGGATTAAGGCGGCTTGTCTGCACCTCGCATGCATGAATAGAACGGTCATCACGTGCCCGTGATCGATGACCTCCCAACAACCTTGGGATCGTGCGGGCTTGTCCTCCTGGACCTACCGCAGCGAGCGTTTCACTCAATCACTGGCCTGTGGTCGGCCACGCGAACGATCGACCTGAAAACGGCGATTGGCTGAAGTTGATCGGCTCTAATCGCTACAACGAGTTGGCCGAGTTGGTGAAGGCCTCGTCGTGAATGAACAGGAGCCGTTCAGATGAAGTACATCGTCTGAGCCTGCAACATTGCATCGCGTTTGGAGAGGAAATCCGCCAGGGTGATGTACTTCAACTTGGCCACCCGTTCAGCGCGCAGCTCTTCTGCTAGGGCGCTGATCAGTCGCAACTCGCAGGTTCCCTGACTCGGCTCGAGCTGTTCAGCTTCGCCTTCAAGGCAGTTGATGGCATCTGCCAGGGAGATTTCTGTTGCTGGCTTGGCCAGCAGGTAGCCGCCGCGGGCGCCGCGCACGCTGCGAACGAAGCCTGCACGGCGCAGGCTGGTCATCATCTGCTCGAGGTAACGCTCAGGCATGGCCTGGCGAGCGGCGATCTCGCCGACCTGGAGGCGTTCGCCGCTGGCTTCTACTCCTGCCAGCTCCATGAGCGCCAGGAGCCCATAGGTGGTTTTGGCGCTGAATCCCAAGCAAGCGCTCCCTGGTGCGGGCGAGTCTGGCACTTAAACCCCGGTAAGTAGCTCGGAAATGGGTTCTTCGAGGGCGTCAACGGGCGAGGCTGGCTGGGCTAAGTCCGTAAATCCGATCTGAACACCGTTGTATGGTGGTTCTCCCTGGTGGGCGCCCGTGGCTGATCTGCTCTCCGCCGTGCTGCAGCCAGGGGCACTGATCACTCTGCTGGTGCTGGCTGGTTCGGTCGTGCTGTTTGTGAGCGGTTGGCTAGCGCCGGAGCTCACCGGCCTGCTAGCGGCAGCCCTG
Coding sequences:
- a CDS encoding DUF6671 family protein, which produces MQAYSGRLICLTTRHNKQRALGLPFQRGLGAELQLCEQDTDRLGTFSGEIPRLSDAEATCRTKALMGMQRTGLILGLASEASFGPHPAMPLLAVGQELLIFLDQERDLCVLEQRLDWRTNYSQHELAADQEPDRWLSQVGFPSHAVIARPAAPIPELLFKGLRSRLALNEAIEQCRAVDPEGRVWLETDMRAHCNPTRMRSIRRLGLSLVRRLRTPCPACGSPGWGLINTKSGLPCSACRTPTELTLAELWGCPSCGARREQPRRDGLLQADPGQCPWCNP
- a CDS encoding DUF389 domain-containing protein, giving the protein MAQPTSLASLEAGFEQEARLDEPFVVLTVAASLIATLGLLADSAAVVIGAMLIAPWILPLRSASFAIIDGRLNLAGKALLTLAVGVTITIALSASLGWLARLPVLGDEVLRRTTPNLLDLGIALVAGSIATYGRLRQEAVSSIAGTAIAVALVPPVCVLGLLLSIQQWEPARGAALLFAANLLGILSGGLLTLVVSQASLRQKLWRSRVGLVSLLLTGLLLIPLTGSFLTLVAQAQRRVALQEVERAITESLRQRTLTLGKDSELTGVTIDWNQNPPLIKAAVSVIKPNLPTPKQVAAVQDFINKQMKFNYRLVVKRVSIDVIGPEAAPNLEPATADEEGPPKPLTPPLPPPPPPVPATEESPAADSKPLLNEN
- a CDS encoding calcium/sodium antiporter, giving the protein MPYALSGFQIVAGILLLFGGGELFVAGSVSLALLLRIPQIVIGLTVVSLGTSAPELFVSLTSTMQGGAGGDAIAVTNVVGSNIFNVLVVLGASAVVLPLRVKSRLVRRDVPLLLGVSMATWGMASGGRLTWIVGLALLTGMALNLVWEARTASEEVQDGDLSDEALIPWPMAAAKLAAGLALLVLGSQVLVSGAISAAQSLGVSEAVIGLTIVSAGTSMPELVTSLVAAYRGKADLAIGNVVGSNLLNQLLILGTCSLLSGPEGIEVSGLLITRDFPIMVATTLACLPIFWSGGVISRAEGWVLLGLYGLFLVEQVMHTTAYSGLDQFRFVVLAAVVPLVLVFVVWNALEWRQARLRSH
- a CDS encoding DUF4278 domain-containing protein, with the translated sequence MTKLHYRGVSYDNATHELPSPQPVDHAYRGQHYDAPLRHEAAVVDADVELQYRGHAYHHRQAEASQQVNQG
- a CDS encoding ammonium transporter; the encoded protein is MTVASPSSRRRPRSLQEASLLEAPELLLRKVRGLSSNRTLTWLACVPIALMGLGLFNLSAHAAELPELNAAFLANNLWLLVATILVIFMNAGFAMVEAGMCRQKNAVNILAKNLFVFALAVTAYWFVGYSLMYGDPVAAGVLYFNGLFFDPTVTPELIAEGGLVPSVDFLFQAAFAGTAATIVSGLVAERVKFGEFVIFALVLTAVIYPISGSWQWNGGWLSELGFIDFAGSSIVHSVGAWAGLVGAMLLGPRIGKFVNGKAQAIPGHNMSIATLGALILWIGWYGFNPGSELAMDQYVPFLAVTTTLGAAGGAIAATIVSTTTSGKPDLTMIINGTLAGLVSVTAGCGNLTLVGSWVAGAVGGIIVVFAVSALDASGIDDPVGAFSVHGVCGVWGTLVIGLWGVDGMDPGAAGIGLLNGGGISQLGTQALGCGAYAIWTLVTCWIAWSVIGAIFGGIRVTESEEVEGLDIGEHGMEAYPDFASAK
- a CDS encoding cation-translocating P-type ATPase, producing MASEACCQALHSGIDGLSSTDAKLRLASHGPNRLELGEGRSTWRILWDQFSNVMLLMLLAVAAVSGAVALHQRSFPKDAIAILVIVLLNALLGYAQESKAQQALLALRNMAAPLVQVRRDADWQQLSSETLVPGDVIRLEAGDRVPADARLLEVADLAAQEAALTGEAEAVFKRSDPVLAVDTPVLERHNCLFQGTDVVRGRGVAVVTATGMGTQLGQIAGMLNTAGGERTPLQARLDGLAKALVMSALSLVAVVVVLGWLLGQPLLNLLEVSLSMAVAIVPEGLPAVITVTLAIGTQRMVRRAALIRRLPAVEALGSVTVICSDKTGTLTQNRQVVQELRVGCEAVAVSGQGYEPLGRLTSRGLTAPVGAESGCAPGARTLLLQAGVLCSDAEHKQRGDGHWEVLGDPTEGALSVAALKAGIDDFELRSHFRRVAEIPFSSDRQLMAVWIDDPQGALQQPLGVSAAGSTRLLISKGSPETVISLCERWIDGRGVIPLSATQRQWWMDQAQQLAAGGLRVLAFACAPHHPSPSQELQGLVLLGLMAQLDPARPEVGAAVATCRKAGIRPIMITGDHPLTARAIAASIGLACAGSEVLLGRELEQLDDQELRQVVARCNIYARVAPEQKLRIVKALQASGEVVAMTGDGINDAPALKQAHIGVAMGRTGTDVSKEAADMVLLDDNFASIVNAVEEGRLVYANIRRFVKYILGSNVGELLTIGSAPLLGLVGVPLTPLQILWMNLVTDGLPALALALEPGDAQLMQRRPAQPGESIFARGLGRYILRIGVVFALIVISLMLLAERSGWPWPTMVFTTLCLAQMGHALSARSEQPLLQVPAFSNPWLLVAVALTSALQLLLLYVPPLARFFGTTPLSGQELLICVGFSLLLLLYLELEKLYGLGRRRSAADC
- a CDS encoding Rrf2 family transcriptional regulator, with the protein product MGFSAKTTYGLLALMELAGVEASGERLQVGEIAARQAMPERYLEQMMTSLRRAGFVRSVRGARGGYLLAKPATEISLADAINCLEGEAEQLEPSQGTCELRLISALAEELRAERVAKLKYITLADFLSKRDAMLQAQTMYFI